One window from the genome of Rariglobus hedericola encodes:
- a CDS encoding sialate O-acetylesterase yields MKVAFPFLACALLLAPLHAAVSLAPLFADGAVLQREKPVPVWGTASAGEKISVNFAGQTLTTTADSKGYWRVNLAALPASSSPRDLIVNATNTVTVRDIVVGEVWLASGQSNMEWPLAYCIDAKKEIAAANFPFVRQFKVTKTPAFTPQSTVSGSWAPALPATAGQFSGVAYYFALELHRRLNVPVGILNSSWGGTGIDPWIAPDAYRTTPELAAAFANFEKGPRATAEEKTAYEALRTTWEKARDDAKAAKQPFSEPAPKAPAGLPSYRTLTALNSGMIAPLAPYALRGAIWYQGESNTSQASGYAVRLAALVVGWRTQFAQPELPVYWVQLPNFDHGNRNSDTWHWAELREAQTKALSTPHTGQAITIDVGEAKGLHPKNKKPVGERLALLALARTYIIKDVIDSGPVFASAKREGAAYRVSYQPSPSALKAAPAGLTGFELAGADQVFQPAEARIDGATVIVSSAQVANPVAVRYAYRNAPVAGLLNAAGLPAAPFRTDTWPAPKQAKAPPPAPPES; encoded by the coding sequence ATGAAAGTCGCCTTTCCCTTTCTCGCCTGCGCCCTCCTGCTAGCCCCGCTGCACGCGGCGGTTTCGCTCGCCCCGTTGTTTGCCGACGGCGCCGTCCTCCAGCGCGAAAAGCCCGTGCCGGTCTGGGGCACCGCCAGCGCAGGCGAAAAGATCTCCGTTAACTTTGCCGGACAAACGCTGACGACCACCGCCGACTCCAAAGGCTACTGGCGCGTCAACCTCGCCGCACTCCCCGCCTCGTCCTCGCCGCGCGATCTCATCGTGAATGCCACCAACACCGTCACGGTCCGCGATATCGTGGTCGGTGAAGTCTGGCTGGCCTCCGGTCAGTCCAACATGGAATGGCCGCTCGCTTACTGCATCGACGCCAAGAAAGAAATCGCCGCCGCCAACTTCCCCTTCGTCCGCCAGTTCAAGGTCACCAAGACTCCCGCCTTCACCCCACAATCCACCGTGTCGGGCTCATGGGCCCCCGCACTCCCCGCCACCGCCGGCCAGTTCAGCGGAGTCGCCTACTACTTCGCCCTCGAACTCCATCGCCGTCTCAATGTCCCCGTCGGCATTCTCAACAGCTCGTGGGGCGGCACCGGCATCGATCCTTGGATCGCCCCCGACGCCTACCGCACCACACCCGAACTCGCCGCCGCTTTCGCCAACTTCGAAAAAGGCCCGCGCGCCACGGCCGAGGAAAAAACCGCCTACGAAGCCCTTCGCACCACTTGGGAAAAAGCCCGCGACGACGCCAAGGCCGCGAAACAACCGTTCAGCGAACCCGCCCCCAAAGCCCCTGCCGGCCTCCCTTCCTACCGCACCCTCACCGCACTCAACAGCGGCATGATCGCCCCCCTCGCTCCCTACGCCCTTCGTGGCGCGATCTGGTATCAAGGCGAGTCCAACACCTCCCAAGCCTCCGGTTACGCCGTCCGCCTCGCCGCCCTCGTCGTCGGCTGGCGCACCCAGTTCGCCCAGCCCGAACTTCCTGTTTACTGGGTGCAGCTCCCCAACTTCGACCACGGTAACCGAAATTCGGATACGTGGCACTGGGCCGAGCTCCGCGAAGCCCAGACCAAAGCCCTCTCCACTCCCCACACCGGCCAGGCCATCACCATCGACGTCGGCGAAGCCAAGGGCCTCCACCCCAAAAACAAAAAGCCCGTCGGCGAACGCCTCGCCCTCCTCGCCCTCGCCCGGACCTACATCATCAAAGACGTGATCGATTCCGGCCCGGTCTTCGCCTCCGCCAAACGCGAAGGCGCCGCCTACCGCGTCAGCTACCAGCCGTCCCCCTCCGCCCTCAAAGCCGCACCCGCCGGCCTCACCGGTTTCGAACTCGCCGGCGCCGACCAGGTTTTCCAGCCCGCCGAAGCCCGCATCGACGGAGCCACCGTCATCGTCAGCAGCGCGCAAGTTGCGAATCCCGTCGCCGTGCGTTATGCTTATCGCAACGCCCCTGTCGCCGGCCTCTTAAACGCCGCCGGTCTCCCCGCCGCCCCGTTCCGCACCGATACCTGGCCCGCCCCCAAGCAGGCCAAGGCCCCGCCCCCAGCCCCTCCCGAGTCGTGA
- a CDS encoding glycoside hydrolase family 125 protein has translation MSAFASQRPPVSERRFTNSAVESLITKVAGSITDPELAWLFANCLPNTLDTTIDHRVDADGRPDTYVITGDIDAMWLRDSAAQVWPYLSLARTDAPLRTLIAGVIRRQADGILLDPYANAFYRDPIQGYWKTDITQMLPGVHERKWELDSLAYFLRLSHAYWTTTGDLSPFDDTWQRAIASIFALIRVEQNVGADPTRSPYSFQRMAGTHLGSHSSTVRTPDCGLIRCSFRPSDDMVKLPFLVPANAMMAVALNDISSLLATLHLDALAAEAHTQSDTITHALEKHAVVHHPVHGEIWAYEVDGYGAVHLMDDSNVPSLLSLPYIGFCSIDDARYLRTRAFCLSTDNPSYAAGFAGQGIGSPHTGPNTIWPMSLTLQALTSRDDDEIISCLHQLKSTHAGTGFMHESFNASDASRFTRPWFAWANTLFGELIVTLHQQRPHLLSAALAEPAAVLAR, from the coding sequence ATGTCCGCTTTCGCCTCCCAACGCCCCCCCGTCTCCGAACGCCGTTTTACCAATAGCGCCGTCGAATCGTTGATCACGAAAGTCGCCGGTTCCATCACCGATCCCGAGCTCGCCTGGTTGTTTGCGAACTGCCTGCCCAACACGCTCGACACCACCATTGATCATCGCGTCGACGCCGACGGGCGTCCCGATACCTATGTCATCACCGGTGACATCGATGCGATGTGGTTGCGCGATTCCGCCGCTCAGGTCTGGCCTTACCTGTCACTCGCCCGCACCGATGCGCCTTTACGCACGCTCATCGCCGGCGTCATCCGTCGCCAGGCCGACGGCATCCTGCTCGATCCCTACGCCAATGCGTTCTACCGCGACCCGATTCAGGGCTACTGGAAAACCGATATCACGCAGATGCTGCCCGGCGTCCATGAGCGCAAGTGGGAGCTCGACAGCCTCGCCTACTTCCTCCGCCTTTCGCACGCCTACTGGACGACCACCGGCGACCTCTCGCCTTTCGACGACACGTGGCAGCGCGCGATCGCATCGATCTTCGCGTTGATCCGCGTCGAACAAAACGTCGGCGCCGATCCCACGCGCTCGCCTTACTCGTTTCAACGCATGGCGGGCACTCACCTCGGCAGCCACAGCTCCACGGTTCGCACGCCCGATTGCGGACTCATCCGCTGCAGCTTCCGCCCATCAGACGACATGGTGAAGCTCCCGTTCCTCGTCCCCGCCAACGCCATGATGGCCGTCGCATTGAACGACATCTCATCGTTACTCGCCACACTGCATCTCGACGCCCTCGCCGCCGAGGCCCACACCCAGTCCGACACGATCACACACGCGTTGGAAAAACACGCCGTCGTCCACCACCCCGTTCACGGTGAGATCTGGGCGTATGAGGTCGATGGATACGGCGCCGTCCACCTCATGGACGACTCCAATGTCCCGTCGCTGCTCTCCCTGCCCTACATCGGCTTCTGCTCGATCGACGACGCCCGCTACCTGCGCACCCGGGCCTTTTGCCTGAGCACGGATAATCCGTCTTACGCCGCCGGTTTCGCCGGCCAGGGCATCGGCAGCCCGCACACCGGCCCCAACACCATCTGGCCGATGTCACTCACGCTTCAGGCCCTCACCTCGCGTGACGATGACGAGATCATCTCGTGCCTCCACCAGCTCAAGTCCACCCACGCCGGCACCGGCTTCATGCACGAGTCGTTCAACGCCTCCGACGCCAGCCGCTTCACCCGCCCGTGGTTCGCCTGGGCCAACACCCTCTTCGGCGAACTCATCGTCACGCTCCATCAACAACGCCCCCATCTTTTGAGCGCCGCGCTCGCTGAGCCGGCGGCCGTCCTCGCCCGATGA